In Glycine max cultivar Williams 82 chromosome 10, Glycine_max_v4.0, whole genome shotgun sequence, the DNA window AACAATGGTTTACCAAGTTTTCAACTGGTCTCCTTGGCCAAGACTTCACTCAATCTAAATCTACTTATTCCTTTTTCACATTAGGGTCAGGTCCCAATTATGCAGCTCTATTGATCTGTGGATGATATTATAATAGTTACCCTAAATCCTATTGCAATCAAGCAAGTGCAACATCTCTACAAACCCCTCAAAATCCTTGGCAACTTGAAGCACTTTCTCAACATTGAAGCACTTTCTCTAGCTTGGTGGAGCATTTGCTCTCATTTCATTTGTGCCTTACCCTCCTTGCATTTACTTTCCTAATTTACTGTTTCCACTGATAGCTAACACTATCAATTACCTTACTCCAAGCAAAGAATATACTTGTCCTAAAGGAAATATCAAATATGTTGAGTGAGGATCGATGGACTGGAGGAGGGGAAGCACTAATGACAAAATATCCCAGGTTGTACCAAATATCCTGTCAACAACAAAAAGTCATTCAGCAAATGGGGAGCCAAACCATCAACAAATAACAGACTGCTGGATATGAAAACCAGAACCCAGTGGCCATTACTTTACAAGGAGTGCTTATCACCTGCTGCAAGAAGAAACAGCAGAGGAGACTTTGGATGAGGCATTGGTGGAcctatggaagctaaaaatcCCAGCAAAAGCATCAATCTTTGCATGGCGACTCATCAGAGACAAACTACCAACCAAAGCTAATCTGAGAAGGAGACAAATATAGATGAATGACACAATGTGTCCTTTCTGCAGAAGTAAGAAGGAGGAAGCTTCTCACTTGTTTTTTGATTGCCCAAAAACACAACCCTTATGGTGGGAATCCCTATCCTGGACTAAAACCATGGGAGCTTTTTCTGCAAACCCAAGGCAACACTTCATGCAGCAACTAATTGGCATAAATGGAGGGAAGCAGTACTCTAGATGGAAGTGCTGGTGGGTGGCCCTTACCTGGTCTATTTGGCAGCACAGAAATCGGACTGTTTTCCTAAATGAGCCATTCAATGGAAGCAAGCTGTTGGAGGATGCAGTGTTCTTAGTATGGCCATGGCTTAGAGAGTTGGAGAAAGATTTTGTAGAGCCCTATAATTACTGGTCTAGTAATCTACCAGTAGCCTTTTGTATCTAGGACAACAACGAAGGATTTTACACTAATAATAAATTAGGTCTGCAACTTGGATCCTAACACAATTGGATCCAGTAGCCTACCAAGAATTAACACTGTATCTTTAGTACCCCTGGTACTttcatctatttataatatattatatttttgctgataaaaaaaaaaaatatgtatcatCAATGTTACGGAGATATGAGGATACTGGTTTCATTAATTGCAAACCAGCAATTCTGCCAATGGATCCTAATCTCAAGGTAAGTTCCCATGAAGGTGATCTATTACCAAATCCTTCACAAAATCATAGACTGATTAGAAGGTTGTTATATGTTGTCGTTTCTTGGCTAAACACTTGTTTTACTGTCAACATTATGGTTAATCCTAAAGTTCCTCATGTGTGAATGCAGTGCATCATTTACTCTCAAAGGAGAACCCTGACCAAGGTCAGCTATTTTCCTCTTCATCCGCTCTGGCATCTTAAAGCTTATGCAGATGCTGATAGGAGAAATCGTCCAGATACCCACAGATTAACTACAgattcatgcattttttttttgggaattcACTCATTACCTGGAAATCTAAGAAGCAACACAGTTACTAGATCCTCAGACAGGTAGAGTACCGAGTCCTTGCCTCCGCTACTAGTGAATTCATTTGGTTAATAACCTTACTTAAAGACTCTGAAGGTAATGTAGGCAATACACTGGTTTTCTGTGACAACCAGGCAATGAGTGAACTCCCAAAAAGGTAGATGCTGGCCCCATTTTATGTTCAATCTGTGTATCAATTAGCATATTTACTAATCAAACCTCTCTCAGCTCTTCAAAGCATTcatatccacaatgagagacaATGATATTTACTCCCCGTCTTGAAAGGGAGTTTTAGTGTCAGTTAGTTATCAGTTAAAAGTTATCAGATAGCTGAACTGCTGTAGAGAGTCAAATTCTTCTAGCAGTACTTCATGTGCTATATATACACTGTTTTTCTGATCGATACAGGAATGGGCTTGTACAGTATTcacaaatttatcaaataatgatTGATAAAATTTGCCTCAAATAAATTCACTATGGTTGAGTTGGAGCATTGTTGGGTGTGACGCCCTTGCTTACTTTTAATTTACTTCGAAAATAAAGTGGGATTTTTTTACACATGcaaaatacatttaattaacattattttgatggatcatgttattaatatatacacAGACAATACCATTACCACTGACTTAGCTAGTAAATTTTTTCTCAAATGATTTCCCAACATGACCGTATCCTGatgctttttttttggtggtAAAGTGGGGCAAAAAAGCCCAAAAACTGGAATCCCCGGGTGAATATAACACTTGAAAGATCACCCCATAACAGCAAAGAAACACAAGAGAGGACCCAGAATCCGGATTCATTAAAATCAAGCCTACTCCACACAATGTCATAAATTCATTTCTGGATTGAACTAGCCATCAtgcatattaattcaaatgataaaCTGTCTTACTTTAGAGCATCTATAGACCATAATTTTCAGAGACATTACAAGaccagtaaaaaaaactatagcaAGACAAAAGCATGGgcaaatagaaagaaagaagtcCAACGAAAATTAGGGAAAGAGTTACTCAAGCTGAAGGAACAGGAGTATCCTTGACTGACTCACGCCATGCGTACTCTCTTGCACCATCCTTGTCCACGATTTTAATAACAAAGTTGGGCGGCGCAACAACAAGCCTGGATCTGATTTCCATAATGCACTTATCAACGAGATCAATTGCTTCTTCAACTGACATTCCACTATGGTAGTGTCTGTCCATCATTGAGAGTGAAAAATAGGAGCCATAACCAAAAGCCCCCTTTTCAAGCTTGTGAAGCGTTGCAATGTAGTCAATATAGTACAGTTCAGGGCCTGTCTCTTTGTCATAGCCAGCAAGAAGGATGTTCACAGAGTATGGGTtctatagaaaaaagaaaattaatggtTGAGGCTTCAAATGAATCATTAACCAACTATTGTATGGTCTAAGGCACTGTTTGGATAATATGAATTGATCTCATAAAGCTAAATAGGAGAAGTAAGATGAATAAGagcataaattgattttagcttcttaatttgttttcctaTAAGTGAGAGCCAAAGGACATGATATATGAGAGTTAGGGTTTAGAAGAGATACCTTGCGGAGAGCAGTGGCAAGTTCGCCACGTGTGAAATtggcggcggcggcggtggTGAGAGGGATGCCGTTACGGAACTGATACAAGGCGACGTTTTTCTGAATGTACTCAGTGAATTGAACCCTAAAAGAGAAAGGAAGGGGATAAGAGGATTGGAAGAGAGTGGGAGAGAAGAAACCCTAAGCCTAGATAGTAGATACCTGTCTCCGGGCTCGCCGCTAGCGGCGATGAGTTTGTGGGAATCGAGAAGCATGATCTTGTCCTCGTTGGACTTGTGGACGAGGATGCTGTGCACCGCCGATGAATCAGCCACCACGATCGCGAATCCATTACCCACCAATCCGAATACGCACTCCATCACTCTCTATTCTTCTTCTCTATACCAAAGGTAAGGGTTATGCTAAGCCCAAGCGCCAGAGAAGCTTTATATGCGGAACCAAAACTGtctatcaatttttatttaccagaaatattttatatatctgCTTTGTCCCTTCAGCAAGTTACTACTACTACCTCGCCtcctaaaacaaaattatacagtaatatttatttttttatcgattGTTGATTTATGTTAAAATGTTAGTGGAATATTCGAATCTATaaattatttctctctttttccctcaAGTATAagtat includes these proteins:
- the LOC100499738 gene encoding proteasome subunit beta type-2; amino-acid sequence: MECVFGLVGNGFAIVVADSSAVHSILVHKSNEDKIMLLDSHKLIAASGEPGDRVQFTEYIQKNVALYQFRNGIPLTTAAAANFTRGELATALRKNPYSVNILLAGYDKETGPELYYIDYIATLHKLEKGAFGYGSYFSLSMMDRHYHSGMSVEEAIDLVDKCIMEIRSRLVVAPPNFVIKIVDKDGAREYAWRESVKDTPVPSA